One part of the Salinivirga cyanobacteriivorans genome encodes these proteins:
- the rocD gene encoding ornithine--oxo-acid transaminase, producing the protein MTAQDYMDRESKYGAHNYHPLPVVLEKGEGVYVWDTDGKKYYDFLSSYSAVNQGHCHPKIINTLKEQAEKLTLTSRAFYNNVLGEFEEFVTKYFGYEKVLPMNTGAEADETALKLCRKWAYEKKGIPENEAKIIVCADNFHGRTISIISMSTDPDARNGFGPYTPGFVTIPYNDTEALAKELEDPNVAGFLVEPIQGEAGVNVPEDGFLKKAYDLCKANNVLFMADEVQTGIARTGKMLACDHENVRPDVLILGKAISGGVYPVSAVLADDDIMLVIKPGEHGSTFGGNPVGARVAMTALEVVKEEKLEDNAERLGKIFREEFESIQSDMIAKVRGKGLLNAVIINNKNGKTAWDVCVAMKEHGVLAKPTHGNIIRFAPPLVINEEQLRDAMDNIKAAFKEFE; encoded by the coding sequence ATGACGGCTCAGGACTACATGGACCGGGAAAGCAAATATGGTGCACATAATTACCACCCACTTCCCGTAGTACTTGAAAAAGGTGAAGGTGTTTACGTATGGGACACCGATGGTAAAAAATATTATGACTTCCTGTCATCATATTCTGCTGTAAACCAGGGACATTGCCACCCAAAAATTATAAATACGCTCAAAGAACAGGCTGAAAAGCTTACACTTACATCAAGAGCGTTTTATAATAACGTATTGGGTGAGTTTGAAGAGTTTGTTACAAAGTATTTCGGTTACGAAAAAGTATTACCGATGAATACTGGCGCTGAAGCTGACGAAACAGCGCTTAAACTATGCCGTAAATGGGCATACGAGAAAAAAGGTATTCCGGAGAATGAGGCCAAAATAATTGTTTGTGCCGATAATTTCCACGGAAGAACCATATCTATTATTTCCATGTCGACCGATCCGGATGCCCGTAATGGATTTGGGCCTTATACACCCGGATTTGTAACCATCCCGTATAATGACACTGAAGCTCTGGCCAAAGAACTGGAAGATCCGAATGTGGCCGGTTTCTTAGTTGAACCCATTCAGGGTGAAGCAGGTGTAAACGTACCAGAAGATGGATTCCTGAAAAAAGCATACGATCTTTGTAAAGCAAACAATGTGCTTTTTATGGCCGATGAAGTACAAACCGGTATTGCACGTACAGGAAAAATGCTGGCTTGCGATCATGAAAATGTACGCCCCGATGTATTGATTCTTGGTAAAGCAATCTCTGGTGGTGTATACCCTGTATCAGCTGTTTTAGCTGACGACGACATCATGCTTGTAATTAAGCCCGGCGAGCACGGTTCTACCTTTGGAGGAAACCCTGTAGGTGCCCGTGTTGCAATGACTGCACTTGAGGTGGTTAAGGAAGAAAAACTGGAAGACAACGCTGAACGCCTCGGAAAAATTTTCCGTGAAGAGTTTGAAAGCATCCAATCAGATATGATTGCCAAAGTACGTGGTAAGGGATTGCTTAATGCAGTAATCATTAATAACAAAAATGGTAAAACCGCATGGGATGTTTGTGTAGCCATGAAAGAGCATGGTGTACTGGCTAAACCAACCCACGGTAATATTATTCGCTTTGCTCCTCCATTGGTAATCAATGAAGAACAGCTTCGCGATGCAATGGACAATATAAAAGCGGCATTCAAAGAATTCGAATAA
- a CDS encoding tetratricopeptide repeat protein, translated as MKTILQIVLLFLFSFHFCSLHGQNRKADSLALLLSQHQKTDTIRVKLLNNLGYSLYLTNTDTVKVLAEETLSLSEHLDYDRGKARSLRLMGLHYDMKANYPLALDFYQRSLTISEKIDNKKGISDCLNSIGVIYSDQENYKQAEEYYVKALEIFQELDDKRGESFTLNNLGVIYYEQMNLEKALEYFKRSLVIDKELGIKGGVAIGLNNIGEVYRDTGEYDSALTYLNNALELTIEIKDIYGQSYLYKDLASVYYLQKNYKQALEYAELSLEYALYNDYFDIQKDVYLQLSKIHAALNNYKKAYNNHVVHKRLNDSIYNEKNLEKTIGLEYHYKYKKEREEARLLQEEELKRQKLIRNSLIVGIILLLIFIIIIVRGWIQKSRINKLLSQKTENIQNKSLQLQEQNEEIQQLYEELSAANEVLFTQKEELEKHRNNLESLVKERTMELERAKDKAEESDRLKSAFLANMSHEIRTPLNAIIGFSDLLADPDIDQQTKNELHSNINHSNETLLKLIDDIFDIAKIESGQLSIKKEHIAVSDLLGKLIPVYEDKKEKMGKSDISITICQSNKDLVLYTDPFRLQQIFINLIDNALKFTESGFVEVSCDKDKFDGHKVVFFVKDSGIGMNQKQIDYIFDRFIKLEENTTKIYRGAGLGLAISKNIVELLGGELWVESEIGKGSTFYFSIPV; from the coding sequence ATGAAAACTATTCTCCAAATAGTTCTTCTCTTTCTATTCTCCTTTCATTTTTGCAGCCTTCATGGACAAAATCGAAAAGCAGATTCGCTTGCTTTGCTGCTCTCTCAACACCAAAAAACAGATACCATCAGGGTTAAATTGTTGAATAATCTTGGTTATAGTTTATATTTAACAAATACAGATACTGTTAAAGTCCTGGCCGAGGAGACATTATCGTTGTCGGAGCATCTTGATTATGATAGGGGTAAAGCCAGAAGCTTACGCTTGATGGGCTTGCATTATGATATGAAAGCAAATTATCCATTGGCCCTGGATTTTTATCAAAGGTCGCTTACCATAAGTGAAAAAATAGATAATAAAAAAGGTATTTCAGATTGCTTAAACAGCATAGGTGTTATATACAGTGATCAGGAAAACTACAAGCAAGCGGAAGAATATTATGTAAAGGCACTTGAAATATTTCAGGAACTTGATGATAAACGGGGCGAATCCTTCACTTTAAATAACCTGGGGGTAATTTATTATGAGCAAATGAACCTGGAAAAAGCATTGGAGTATTTCAAAAGATCTTTAGTAATTGATAAAGAATTAGGCATAAAAGGTGGTGTTGCAATAGGACTAAATAATATTGGTGAGGTATATAGAGACACAGGCGAGTACGATTCAGCCTTAACTTATTTAAACAATGCGCTTGAACTAACAATTGAAATTAAGGATATTTACGGGCAAAGTTATTTATATAAAGATTTAGCATCAGTTTATTATCTCCAGAAAAACTATAAGCAGGCACTTGAATATGCAGAGCTGAGTCTTGAATATGCACTTTACAATGATTATTTCGATATTCAAAAAGATGTATACCTGCAATTATCGAAAATACATGCTGCTCTTAATAATTATAAAAAAGCCTATAATAATCATGTGGTACATAAAAGGTTAAATGATAGTATTTATAATGAAAAAAATCTTGAAAAAACAATTGGTCTAGAGTATCATTACAAATATAAAAAAGAAAGAGAAGAGGCCAGATTATTGCAGGAAGAAGAGTTGAAGCGACAGAAATTAATAAGAAACTCCCTTATTGTCGGTATTATCCTATTACTTATTTTTATTATTATAATTGTTCGGGGTTGGATTCAAAAGTCAAGAATCAATAAGTTGCTTTCTCAAAAAACAGAGAATATTCAGAATAAAAGTTTACAGTTGCAAGAGCAAAATGAAGAAATTCAGCAACTGTATGAGGAGTTAAGTGCTGCCAACGAGGTTTTATTTACCCAAAAAGAAGAATTAGAAAAGCATAGAAATAATTTGGAAAGTCTTGTGAAAGAGCGTACAATGGAGTTGGAAAGGGCAAAAGACAAGGCTGAAGAATCAGATCGATTAAAGTCTGCATTTTTAGCAAATATGTCCCATGAAATTCGCACGCCACTTAATGCCATAATTGGCTTTTCTGACTTGCTTGCAGATCCGGATATTGATCAGCAAACCAAGAATGAATTACATTCTAACATAAACCATAGCAACGAAACCTTGCTAAAGCTTATTGATGATATTTTTGATATTGCAAAAATTGAATCCGGGCAACTGTCAATTAAAAAAGAGCATATTGCTGTAAGTGATTTGCTTGGGAAATTAATACCTGTTTATGAGGACAAGAAAGAAAAAATGGGTAAGTCAGATATTTCAATCACTATTTGCCAATCAAACAAAGACCTTGTGTTATATACAGATCCATTTAGATTGCAGCAAATATTTATAAACCTCATTGACAACGCATTGAAGTTTACGGAGTCGGGTTTTGTGGAAGTTTCCTGTGATAAGGATAAATTTGACGGGCACAAGGTTGTATTTTTTGTTAAGGATTCTGGTATTGGTATGAATCAAAAACAAATAGACTACATTTTTGATCGCTTTATAAAACTCGAAGAGAATACTACAAAAATATATCGTGGAGCTGGACTGGGTTTGGCTATCAGCAAAAACATTGTTGAGTTGCTGGGTGGAGAATTATGGGTTGAAAGTGAAATAGGCAAGGGAAGTACTTTTTATTTTTCGATACCTGTATAG
- a CDS encoding adenylate/guanylate cyclase domain-containing protein, translating to MFSKEKIVIRFNRVLRNIFFHFFFWFASFLFYAFLTGENQIFKVYLNFLEVDNTYLVMTVLSVFIAVLFSIIDGLFPYRFRRFFPRRLITFFKSILYLASAFILILIAARLPLTTFTETNYTEILNQIPDMNIHFVRFLVYFYVSGFLITLFHEMIRRVGRRNIRNWVFGLLNRPVEQERIFMFVDMKKSTTIAEKLGHKKFSHLVQDVFNDMAVVDNYRGEIYQYLGDGAIISWSIKDGTTRLNCLKAFVAFNRLVQRRSRYYNRKYGFVPEFKAGMHAGKVMVLQVGQIRRDISYNGDTINTAARIESVCNDYRATLLISGELYNMLPENKIFNFRKLDNIKLKGKRRGIDIYTVKVSQRKK from the coding sequence ATGTTTTCAAAAGAGAAAATCGTCATACGTTTTAACCGGGTTTTAAGGAATATCTTTTTCCATTTTTTCTTTTGGTTTGCGAGCTTTCTTTTCTATGCTTTTCTCACCGGCGAAAACCAAATATTTAAGGTTTACCTTAATTTTTTAGAAGTTGACAATACATATCTGGTAATGACTGTGTTGAGTGTTTTCATCGCAGTGCTCTTTTCCATCATCGATGGCCTGTTCCCCTACCGGTTCAGACGATTTTTCCCGAGGCGACTTATTACTTTTTTCAAGTCCATTCTTTATCTGGCCTCGGCATTTATTTTAATACTTATAGCAGCACGCTTACCCCTGACCACATTTACAGAAACCAATTACACAGAGATTTTAAACCAAATACCCGACATGAACATACATTTCGTGCGGTTCCTGGTTTATTTTTATGTATCAGGGTTTTTAATTACCCTTTTTCACGAAATGATAAGGCGCGTTGGTCGCAGAAATATACGCAACTGGGTCTTTGGCTTACTTAACAGACCTGTTGAGCAGGAAAGAATTTTCATGTTTGTAGATATGAAAAAATCAACCACCATTGCTGAAAAACTTGGACATAAAAAATTTAGTCACCTTGTACAGGATGTGTTCAACGATATGGCCGTGGTGGATAATTACCGGGGCGAAATATACCAGTACCTAGGCGATGGGGCAATTATTTCATGGAGCATAAAAGATGGTACAACACGTCTAAATTGTCTGAAAGCCTTTGTAGCCTTTAACCGCCTGGTGCAGAGGCGAAGCCGTTATTATAACCGGAAATACGGATTTGTACCAGAATTTAAAGCCGGCATGCATGCAGGTAAAGTAATGGTATTGCAGGTAGGCCAAATTCGGCGCGATATCTCCTATAATGGCGATACCATCAATACAGCGGCACGAATTGAATCTGTTTGTAATGACTACCGTGCCACACTATTAATTTCGGGTGAACTATACAACATGTTGCCGGAAAATAAGATTTTCAATTTCAGAAAACTCGATAACATCAAACTAAAAGGAAAACGACGCGGGATAGATATTTATACGGTTAAAGTCAGTCAGCGAAAGAAATAG
- a CDS encoding rhomboid family intramembrane serine protease: MRKQALLKALKISLILLGVIWVVYIADLLVPYNFNHSGIVPRSVNGLKGIFLSPFIHASLIHILSNTLPLLVLTFLLFAFYPKQAWFVILLSIVLGGIAVWLLARPAAHVGASGLIYALAAFLVTAGFLARSFTSLIVSVLVVALYGGLVWGVFPSRPWISWEGHLFGAAAGVLLAFLLKKNIQKQDQAK; this comes from the coding sequence ATGAGGAAACAAGCACTACTAAAAGCACTGAAGATCAGCCTGATTCTGTTGGGAGTTATTTGGGTGGTGTATATCGCCGATTTGCTGGTTCCTTACAATTTTAACCACTCTGGTATTGTACCTCGCTCGGTGAACGGATTGAAAGGTATATTTCTGAGTCCGTTTATCCATGCAAGTTTAATACACATACTTAGTAATACATTGCCACTGCTTGTTCTCACATTCTTATTGTTTGCCTTTTATCCCAAACAGGCATGGTTTGTGATCTTGCTTTCAATTGTGCTGGGGGGAATTGCTGTTTGGTTATTAGCGCGGCCTGCAGCACACGTCGGTGCCAGTGGTTTGATTTATGCATTGGCGGCATTTCTTGTAACTGCAGGTTTTTTAGCACGTTCCTTCACATCATTGATTGTCTCTGTGTTGGTTGTAGCGCTTTATGGAGGTTTGGTTTGGGGTGTATTCCCTTCCCGTCCATGGATTTCGTGGGAAGGACATTTGTTTGGTGCTGCAGCAGGCGTTTTACTTGCCTTTTTACTTAAGAAAAATATTCAAAAGCAGGATCAGGCAAAATAG
- a CDS encoding polyamine aminopropyltransferase has protein sequence MPFRSRILKMAIFATGLSGIVAEYILSTLATYFLGDSVMQWTLIVSIMMFSMGLGSRISKYFQGNLLQIFIFIEFALSLVVAYSSIIAYTAAAFTIYTGAIIYTLSILIGLMIGMEIPLVIRLNNSFEILRVNISSVMEQDYYGSLAGGLFFAFIGLPYLGITFTPFVLGMINFVVALSLFFILRPKIKKHIRISVQLASIVVGATIILGFFVAEPIILFGEQKKYKDKVIFEEQSRYQKIVMTQWKDNYWLFINGNQQLSTLDEAMYHEPMVHPVMKTVQYPQQVLILGGGDGCAAREVLKYKVTEQITLVDLDPVMTELGKNHPVMVEMNENALNNARVSIVNKDAYKFLSETNRFYDVIIIDLPDPKTIELGRMYSKEFYRLCYKHLRPGGAMVTQAGSPYFATRAFRCIDKTVAAAGFETVPLHNQILTLGEWGWIMGVKEGTKERVKTHLHKLQFDDIETHWINNEAMKLITSFGKDYYGQEVGKVEVNKIHNPVLYKYYLNGNWDLY, from the coding sequence ATGCCTTTCCGTTCACGGATTCTTAAAATGGCCATCTTTGCTACCGGACTATCGGGCATAGTGGCCGAATATATCCTTTCAACCCTGGCAACCTATTTTCTTGGCGATTCTGTAATGCAATGGACACTCATTGTGAGTATCATGATGTTCTCAATGGGGCTTGGTAGTCGAATCAGTAAGTATTTTCAGGGGAATTTATTGCAAATTTTCATTTTTATTGAGTTTGCACTCTCTCTTGTAGTGGCCTATTCATCGATTATTGCCTATACTGCCGCAGCATTTACAATTTACACGGGTGCCATAATTTATACGCTCAGTATTCTAATTGGTCTTATGATTGGTATGGAAATTCCACTTGTAATCAGGCTCAACAATTCATTTGAAATTCTGAGGGTCAATATTTCATCTGTAATGGAGCAGGATTATTACGGCAGCCTGGCCGGAGGATTATTTTTTGCTTTTATAGGCTTGCCCTACCTTGGAATTACTTTTACGCCTTTTGTACTTGGAATGATCAATTTTGTAGTGGCACTTTCACTCTTTTTCATTCTAAGGCCTAAAATCAAAAAACATATTCGTATATCCGTGCAACTGGCTTCTATAGTGGTTGGAGCAACTATTATTCTGGGCTTTTTTGTTGCCGAACCCATTATCCTTTTTGGTGAGCAGAAAAAATATAAAGACAAGGTTATTTTTGAGGAGCAGAGTCGTTATCAAAAAATTGTAATGACCCAGTGGAAGGACAACTATTGGCTTTTTATCAATGGAAATCAGCAATTAAGTACGCTTGATGAGGCCATGTACCATGAGCCTATGGTGCATCCCGTAATGAAAACGGTACAGTATCCGCAGCAAGTACTCATTTTAGGTGGAGGCGACGGATGCGCTGCCCGGGAAGTACTTAAATATAAAGTTACCGAACAAATCACCCTGGTCGATCTTGATCCGGTGATGACGGAGTTGGGCAAGAACCATCCGGTAATGGTTGAAATGAATGAAAATGCTTTGAATAATGCAAGGGTGAGTATAGTCAATAAAGATGCTTATAAATTTTTAAGTGAAACCAACCGCTTTTATGATGTAATTATTATTGACCTGCCCGATCCGAAAACAATTGAACTGGGAAGAATGTATTCTAAAGAGTTTTACCGGCTGTGTTACAAGCACCTGCGGCCCGGCGGCGCGATGGTAACACAGGCAGGTAGTCCATATTTTGCTACGAGGGCGTTCCGCTGTATTGATAAAACCGTAGCAGCAGCAGGATTTGAGACAGTTCCGCTACATAACCAAATTCTTACGCTTGGCGAATGGGGCTGGATAATGGGAGTTAAAGAGGGCACTAAAGAGCGTGTAAAAACACATTTGCATAAACTACAATTTGATGATATCGAAACACATTGGATCAATAATGAAGCTATGAAGCTGATCACATCATTTGGGAAAGATTATTATGGTCAGGAAGTAGGAAAAGTAGAAGTCAATAAAATTCATAATCCGGTATTGTATAAATATTACCTTAATGGTAACTGGGATCTTTATTAA
- a CDS encoding DUF350 domain-containing protein, giving the protein MEELLQNEYIIYLINTVAYLLNAFVLFLIGKVSYQLFHPKIQVKNELVEKDNLAFAIAHAGYFTGILLAVGSAIIGPSHGLWQDLFDISTYGLMAIVLLNFSTIVTDKILLRHFSVRKEIVDDRNAGTGVVEAANAIASGLVLMGAVTGENHTGMSGYVTALIFWAIGQAAVIFIAWVYNLITSYSIHKEIEKDNVAVGVGFAGAIVAIANLVRYALAGDFESWSVTFSDVGFEIVLGLILLPVVRFLTDKILLPGQKLTDELVNQEKANIGAGLIEAFAYIGGSVLITWCL; this is encoded by the coding sequence ATGGAAGAATTATTGCAAAACGAATATATTATTTATCTGATTAATACAGTTGCATACCTTTTAAATGCATTTGTGTTGTTTTTAATTGGTAAAGTGAGCTATCAACTTTTTCACCCCAAAATTCAGGTGAAGAATGAATTGGTAGAAAAAGATAACCTGGCATTTGCCATTGCACATGCCGGATATTTTACCGGTATTTTACTTGCCGTTGGTAGTGCCATTATTGGGCCCTCGCACGGCCTTTGGCAAGATCTGTTCGATATATCCACTTACGGTTTAATGGCCATTGTGCTGTTGAATTTCAGTACTATTGTAACAGATAAAATACTCTTACGGCATTTTAGTGTGCGCAAAGAGATTGTCGACGATAGAAATGCAGGTACAGGAGTAGTAGAAGCTGCCAATGCCATTGCAAGTGGTCTGGTTTTAATGGGCGCTGTTACCGGAGAAAACCATACCGGTATGTCTGGCTATGTAACTGCTTTGATATTCTGGGCCATTGGTCAGGCGGCAGTTATTTTTATTGCCTGGGTTTATAACCTTATCACAAGCTACAGCATCCACAAAGAAATAGAAAAAGACAATGTAGCTGTAGGTGTAGGTTTTGCAGGAGCAATTGTAGCAATAGCTAACCTTGTACGTTATGCCCTGGCCGGCGATTTTGAAAGTTGGTCGGTAACTTTTTCAGATGTGGGGTTCGAAATTGTGCTTGGTCTGATATTATTGCCAGTGGTTCGTTTTCTGACAGATAAAATTTTGCTTCCGGGACAAAAACTTACCGATGAGCTGGTGAATCAGGAAAAAGCCAACATAGGAGCCGGCCTGATAGAAGCCTTTGCCTATATTGGTGGTTCAGTATTAATAACCTGGTGTTTATAA
- a CDS encoding DUF4178 domain-containing protein, translating into MGLFDRFKKDKREYDVTDMQVTDLDRGFVFEYDLKTWQVQEVYKYDWGDHFFSYEYKISSGAETRFLSVEDDDELFVVLSQKSNIRKIGEDLPELLADEKPPKKIEYDNKTFFLEEEAPGYFCNETKSKDNWVELISWTYLNEDEDEVVTLEQWGEREFEASLGKVIKPFEISNILPAE; encoded by the coding sequence ATGGGCCTTTTTGATCGTTTTAAGAAAGATAAAAGAGAATATGATGTAACCGACATGCAGGTTACCGACCTCGATCGGGGATTTGTTTTTGAATATGATCTCAAAACCTGGCAAGTGCAGGAGGTTTATAAATATGATTGGGGAGACCATTTCTTTTCATACGAATATAAAATATCATCGGGTGCTGAAACCCGTTTTTTAAGTGTGGAAGATGATGATGAACTTTTTGTTGTGCTGAGCCAGAAATCCAATATCAGAAAGATAGGTGAAGATTTACCAGAGTTATTGGCTGATGAAAAACCACCAAAAAAAATTGAGTATGATAATAAAACCTTTTTCCTTGAAGAAGAAGCACCCGGCTACTTTTGCAACGAAACTAAATCAAAAGACAATTGGGTGGAACTCATCTCGTGGACCTATTTAAATGAAGACGAGGATGAGGTTGTAACCCTTGAGCAATGGGGTGAGAGGGAGTTTGAAGCATCATTGGGAAAGGTTATTAAACCCTTTGAAATATCGAATATTTTGCCCGCAGAATAA